In Callospermophilus lateralis isolate mCalLat2 chromosome 4, mCalLat2.hap1, whole genome shotgun sequence, one genomic interval encodes:
- the Adipor2 gene encoding adiponectin receptor protein 2 has product MNEPAEKRLGCNRTPEPDLRLRKGHQLDDTRGGDNDIHQGDLEPILEASVCSSHHKTSSEEQECNDDTSQEDEGFMGMSPLLQAHHAMERMEEFVCKVWEGRWRVIPHDVLPDWLKDNDFLLHGHRPPMPSFRACFKSIFRIHTETGNIWTHLLGCVFFLCLGIFYMFRPNISFVAPLQEKVVFGLFFLGAILCLSFSWLFHTVYCHSEGVSRLFSKLDYSGIALLIMGSFVPWLYYSFYCNPQPCFIYLIVICVLGIAAIIVSQWDMFATPQYRGVRAGVFLGLGLSGIIPTLHYVISEGFLRAATIGQIGWLMLMASLYITGAALYAARIPERFFPGKCDIWFHSHQLFHIFVVAGAFVHFHGVSNLQEFRFMIGGGCTEEEAL; this is encoded by the exons ATGAACGAGCCAGCAGAAAAACGATTGGGGTGCAACAGGACTCCAGAGCCAGATTTAAGGCTCAGAAAAGGGCACCAACTTGATGATACAAGGGGAGGTGATAATGACATCCACCAAGGagatttggaacccattttagaGGCATCTGTGTGTTCTTCCCATCATAAAACG AGCTCTGAGGAACAAGAGTGCAATGATGACACTTCTCAGGAGGATGAAGGGTTTATGGGCATGTCCCCTCTTTTGCAAGCCCATCATGCTATGGAAAGAATGGAAGAGTTTGTTTGTAAG GTATGGGAAGGTCGATGGCGAGTAATCCCTCATGATGTGCTTCCAGACTGGCTCAAGGATAATGACTTCCTTTTACATGGACATCGGCCTCCTATGCCTTCTTTTCGGGCCTGTTTTAAGAGCATTTTCAGAATACACACTGAGACAGGCAACATCTGGACACATCTCTTAG GTTGTGTATTCTTCCTGTGCCTGGGGATCTTTTATATGTTTCGCCCAAATATCTCCTTTGTAGCCCCTCTGCAAGAGAAGGtggtctttgggttatttttcttgggAGCCATTCTCTGCCTTTCGTTTTCATGGCTCTTCCACACAGTGTACTGCCACTCAGAAGGGGTCTCCCGGCTCTTCTCTAA acTGGATTATTCTGGTATTGCTCTTCTAATTATGGGAAGTTTTGTTCCTTGGCTTTATTATTCTTTCTACTGTAACCCACAACCTTGCTTCATCTACTTGATTGTCATCTGTGTGCTGGGCATTGCAGCCATCATTGTCTCCCAGTGGGACATGTTTGCCACCCCTCAGTATCGGGGAGTAAGAGCAG GAGTGTTTTTGGGCTTAGGCTTGAGTGGAATCATTCCCACCTTACACTATGTCATCTCAGAAGGATTCCTGAGGGCTGCCACCATAGGGCAGATAGGCTGGCTAATGCTCATGGCCAGCCTCTACATCACAGGAGCTGCCCTCTATGCTGCCCGAATACCTGAACGCTTCTTTCCAGGCAAATGTGACATCTGG ttTCACTCTCATCAGCTCTTTCACATCTTTGTGGTTGCCGGAGCTTTTGTTCACTTCCATGGCGTCTCAAACCTGCAAGAGTTCCGGTTCATGATCGGCGGAGGCTGCACTGAAGAGGAGGCACTGTGA